One region of Natronorubrum aibiense genomic DNA includes:
- a CDS encoding DUF7565 family protein — MAWECGIDGCGAVFEDVESTIVHQATEHTRQECQVCGTVVPDGYLAIRHAFTEHSRAEYVRAYGASSEAVRTREELLEVIDDVADMETIAAELKR, encoded by the coding sequence ATGGCCTGGGAATGCGGAATCGACGGCTGCGGTGCGGTGTTCGAGGACGTCGAGTCGACGATCGTCCATCAAGCGACGGAACACACCCGACAGGAGTGTCAGGTCTGTGGCACCGTCGTGCCTGACGGCTACCTCGCGATTCGACACGCCTTCACCGAGCATAGCCGCGCCGAATACGTCCGCGCCTACGGCGCGAGCTCCGAAGCGGTCCGCACCCGCGAGGAACTCTTAGAGGTGATTGACGACGTCGCGGACATGGAGACGATCGCTGCCGAGTTGAAGCGATAG
- a CDS encoding rhomboid family intramembrane serine protease — protein sequence MATCDVCGKEESMPYNCRHCGGTYCSEHRLPENHSCSGLQNWNDPSGVFDSGFDDSVGNSGSTARSSSITDKLPIDTGPGGPLAYFRGNATYTFLALMWITFLLQLVVQATLGTGVMRTLFVLTPQHPEYVWTWFTSIFAHGSFMHIVFNSIVIFFFGPLVERYVGSKQFANLFLVSGALAGLGQIAIQILQGPITPFTAGVLGASGAALAIMGVITVLNPNLTVYLYFILPVPIWVLTAGTALISVFFIGTGGGGNIAHMAHLVGLVIGLGYGEYVKRTQNVRTPSQFQLGGGPGGPGGPGGPGGPGGRRRF from the coding sequence ATGGCCACGTGCGACGTCTGTGGGAAGGAAGAAAGCATGCCCTACAACTGTCGGCACTGCGGGGGGACCTACTGTTCGGAACACAGACTCCCGGAAAACCACAGCTGTTCCGGGCTTCAGAACTGGAACGATCCCAGCGGCGTCTTCGACAGTGGGTTCGACGACAGCGTCGGGAACAGTGGCAGTACCGCTCGCTCCTCGAGCATCACTGACAAACTCCCGATCGATACGGGGCCCGGTGGCCCACTGGCGTACTTCCGTGGGAACGCGACCTACACGTTTCTCGCGCTGATGTGGATCACCTTCCTGTTACAGTTGGTCGTGCAGGCGACACTCGGCACCGGAGTAATGCGGACGCTGTTCGTATTGACACCGCAGCATCCGGAGTACGTCTGGACGTGGTTTACGTCGATCTTCGCCCACGGGAGCTTCATGCACATCGTGTTCAATAGCATCGTGATATTCTTCTTCGGGCCGCTCGTCGAGCGCTACGTCGGCTCGAAGCAGTTCGCGAACCTCTTTCTCGTCAGCGGTGCGCTCGCCGGACTCGGCCAGATCGCGATTCAGATCCTCCAGGGGCCGATCACCCCGTTCACAGCCGGTGTGCTCGGCGCCAGCGGTGCTGCACTCGCGATTATGGGCGTGATCACGGTCCTGAACCCGAACCTGACGGTCTACCTCTACTTCATCCTCCCCGTGCCGATCTGGGTGCTGACGGCAGGGACGGCGCTCATCAGCGTCTTCTTCATCGGCACCGGCGGCGGCGGAAACATCGCTCACATGGCCCACCTCGTTGGCCTCGTGATCGGTCTGGGCTACGGCGAGTACGTCAAGCGGACCCAGAACGTCCGCACGCCGAGTCAGTTCCAACTCGGCGGCGGCCCGGGTGGACCCGGCGGTCCGGGCGGTCCCGGTGGCCCCGGCGGTCGCCGTCGGTTCTAA
- a CDS encoding DUF5788 family protein yields the protein MQEYERKQLLERVERESATVGADIPETITVQGEAIDLRTFVFEIKRRETVPAGERDRVEQAKRNLRRERNERIEAIEERDITREEGEELAGSIIGIDRALNALESLGPTDLEREQKAQQAADKKRWMSFLQQALGRDDDGAARRGR from the coding sequence GTGCAAGAGTACGAGCGCAAGCAGTTACTCGAGCGGGTCGAACGCGAGAGTGCGACCGTCGGCGCGGACATTCCCGAGACGATCACCGTCCAGGGCGAGGCGATCGATCTCCGGACGTTCGTCTTCGAGATCAAACGCCGCGAGACGGTGCCGGCCGGCGAACGAGACCGTGTCGAGCAGGCCAAACGGAACCTCAGGCGGGAGCGAAACGAGCGCATCGAAGCGATCGAGGAGCGGGACATCACCCGCGAGGAGGGCGAGGAACTCGCCGGCAGCATCATCGGGATCGATCGGGCGCTGAACGCCTTGGAGAGTCTCGGCCCGACGGACTTAGAGCGCGAACAGAAGGCCCAGCAGGCCGCCGACAAGAAACGCTGGATGTCGTTCCTGCAGCAAGCACTCGGCCGGGATGACGACGGCGCAGCACGGAGGGGGCGCTGA
- a CDS encoding PHP domain-containing protein, with protein sequence MSDGTAAETRVDCHVKVLNDAVVERARAVGLDVLVYAPHFTRLPEIRRQAASYSTDDLLVVPAREVFTGSWRNRKHVLAVGLEEPVPDFISLEAAMAEFERQGAAVLVPHPEFATVSLGESDLRRYVDVVDAIEVFNPKHFPAHNRRARELAEKLALPPFTSSYAHLPQSVGVAHTVLDRTIETEAELVSAFEDGVARRIVYNKGNGRWRTTALELAHLCYENTWEKIDRLFLSGTEPTHPHHIAYDGRFDDASVY encoded by the coding sequence GTGAGCGACGGTACAGCAGCGGAGACCCGAGTCGACTGTCACGTGAAGGTGCTCAACGATGCGGTCGTCGAGCGAGCCCGTGCTGTCGGACTCGACGTCCTCGTCTACGCCCCGCATTTCACCCGCCTTCCGGAGATCAGACGACAGGCAGCCAGCTACTCGACCGATGACCTCTTGGTCGTCCCCGCGCGAGAGGTGTTTACCGGCTCGTGGCGAAACCGCAAACACGTGTTGGCGGTCGGCCTCGAGGAGCCGGTCCCGGATTTCATCTCCCTCGAGGCGGCGATGGCCGAGTTCGAACGGCAGGGGGCCGCCGTGCTCGTTCCGCATCCCGAGTTCGCGACAGTAAGTCTCGGCGAGTCAGATCTCCGACGGTACGTGGACGTCGTCGATGCCATCGAGGTCTTCAACCCGAAACACTTCCCGGCACACAATCGTCGGGCCCGCGAGCTCGCCGAGAAACTGGCACTGCCGCCGTTTACGTCGTCGTATGCCCATCTCCCGCAGTCCGTGGGTGTTGCACATACCGTCCTCGATCGGACCATCGAAACCGAAGCCGAACTCGTTTCCGCGTTCGAAGACGGCGTTGCCCGTCGAATCGTCTACAACAAGGGGAACGGCCGGTGGCGAACGACGGCGCTCGAACTCGCCCACCTCTGTTATGAAAATACCTGGGAGAAGATCGACCGGCTCTTCCTGTCGGGCACTGAGCCGACTCACCCACACCACATTGCGTACGACGGTCGGTTCGACGACGCCTCCGTCTACTGA
- a CDS encoding enoyl-CoA hydratase/isomerase family protein, whose amino-acid sequence MSSEPANTEQFESVTVSRDGYVGQITLDRPEAMNTFSTGLARDLDDALHALEADSEVRAIVIDGAGKTFSAGIDLSEHGDHETEADYEEWVTVMEAPFQTVTEMGTPVIAAAHGHAAANGIGLVAACDLAVAAEGTQFGATAPKVGLFCMGPSVPLMKVLPRKRCLELVLTGELIDAETALEWGLINRVAPSGEHRAHALELAETIATKSPTAVQMGKQAFYEMVEREYDDALEYSNEQFGALCTTADAREGIDAFLAGDPLDADEWPGE is encoded by the coding sequence ATGTCGAGTGAGCCCGCCAACACCGAACAGTTCGAATCAGTGACAGTCAGCCGCGATGGCTACGTCGGACAGATCACCCTCGACCGACCCGAGGCGATGAACACGTTCAGCACGGGCCTCGCGCGGGACCTCGACGACGCACTACACGCACTCGAGGCGGACTCGGAGGTCCGGGCGATCGTCATCGATGGGGCCGGGAAGACGTTCTCGGCTGGAATCGATCTCTCCGAGCACGGCGACCACGAGACCGAAGCCGACTACGAGGAGTGGGTCACGGTGATGGAAGCGCCGTTCCAGACGGTCACGGAGATGGGGACGCCGGTGATCGCTGCCGCCCACGGTCACGCGGCCGCCAACGGAATCGGGCTGGTCGCGGCCTGTGATCTGGCCGTGGCCGCCGAGGGAACCCAGTTCGGGGCAACGGCACCGAAAGTCGGCCTGTTCTGTATGGGACCGTCCGTGCCGCTGATGAAGGTGCTTCCCAGAAAACGGTGTCTCGAGTTGGTGTTGACCGGCGAACTGATCGACGCCGAAACCGCCCTCGAGTGGGGCCTGATCAACCGCGTGGCGCCAAGCGGCGAACACCGAGCGCACGCCCTCGAACTCGCCGAAACCATCGCGACCAAGAGTCCGACGGCGGTCCAGATGGGCAAGCAAGCGTTTTACGAGATGGTCGAACGGGAGTACGACGACGCCCTCGAGTACTCGAACGAGCAGTTCGGGGCGCTCTGTACGACAGCTGACGCGCGTGAGGGAATCGACGCGTTCCTCGCGGGCGACCCACTCGATGCCGACGAGTGGCCCGGCGAATAA
- a CDS encoding SDR family oxidoreductase, giving the protein MATAEDVEGTDDDGPEGTVVEDDRDTDRTDDRYTRKQCVLITGCSSGIGRATATAFLENDWQVFATARNTDDIAALEEAGCTTLALDVTDPEQVARVVERTVELGGSIDCLVNNAGYAQMGPMEDVSTVDLHRQFDVNVYGPHRLVRAALPHMRAQGEGRIINVSSVIGRISFPGSGAYAGSKHALEAMSDSLRAEVEEFGIDVTVIEPGPVETNFTERVDEELPGDQRTPAYETLYELYDEMQLIGGGNGGPFASSPEDVAAAIIEASTVSEPPARYPVGALAQYGVYARFLPDTLRDAGYRLLRKLV; this is encoded by the coding sequence ATGGCCACCGCTGAGGACGTCGAGGGAACCGACGACGACGGGCCGGAGGGCACTGTCGTCGAGGACGATCGAGACACCGACCGGACGGACGACCGCTACACCCGAAAGCAATGCGTGCTGATCACCGGCTGTTCCTCTGGAATCGGCCGGGCGACCGCCACGGCGTTCCTCGAGAACGACTGGCAGGTGTTCGCGACCGCGCGCAACACCGACGACATCGCCGCCCTCGAGGAAGCGGGTTGTACGACGCTCGCACTCGACGTCACCGACCCCGAGCAGGTCGCGCGGGTCGTCGAGCGAACCGTCGAACTCGGCGGCTCGATCGACTGTCTGGTCAACAACGCCGGCTACGCCCAGATGGGGCCGATGGAGGACGTCTCGACGGTCGATCTCCACCGACAGTTCGACGTCAACGTCTACGGTCCCCACCGACTCGTCCGGGCTGCACTCCCCCACATGCGCGCGCAGGGCGAGGGTCGAATTATCAACGTCTCGAGTGTCATCGGTCGGATCTCGTTCCCCGGCTCGGGCGCGTACGCGGGCTCGAAACACGCCCTCGAGGCGATGAGCGACTCGCTGCGCGCAGAAGTCGAGGAGTTCGGCATCGACGTCACTGTCATCGAACCCGGGCCGGTCGAGACGAACTTCACCGAGCGCGTCGACGAGGAGTTACCCGGTGACCAGCGAACGCCGGCGTACGAGACGCTGTACGAACTGTACGACGAGATGCAGCTAATCGGCGGCGGCAACGGCGGTCCTTTCGCCTCCTCGCCCGAGGACGTCGCCGCGGCGATCATCGAGGCGAGTACCGTCTCCGAACCGCCGGCTCGGTACCCGGTTGGGGCGCTTGCCCAGTACGGCGTCTACGCCCGCTTCCTGCCGGATACGCTGCGAGATGCGGGCTATCGGCTGCTGCGGAAGCTCGTCTGA
- a CDS encoding transcription elongation factor Spt5 → MGIYAVKTTASQERTVADMIINREEPEIHAALAPDSLTSYVMVEADGDAVLNRVLEDIPHARSIVPGTSDISEVEHFLSPKPDVEGIAEGDIVELIAGPFKGEKAQVQRIDEGKDQVTVELYEATVPIPVTVRGDQIRVLDSDER, encoded by the coding sequence ATGGGTATTTACGCAGTCAAGACCACGGCGAGCCAAGAGCGCACCGTCGCGGACATGATCATCAACCGCGAGGAGCCGGAAATCCACGCCGCACTCGCGCCCGATTCGCTGACCTCCTACGTGATGGTCGAAGCGGATGGCGACGCCGTCTTGAACCGTGTCCTCGAGGACATTCCCCACGCCCGGAGTATCGTGCCCGGCACCTCAGACATCTCGGAGGTCGAGCACTTCCTCTCGCCGAAGCCGGACGTCGAGGGAATCGCCGAAGGGGACATCGTCGAACTCATCGCTGGTCCGTTCAAAGGCGAGAAAGCTCAGGTCCAGCGCATCGACGAAGGTAAAGATCAGGTGACTGTCGAACTGTACGAGGCAACGGTTCCGATCCCGGTGACGGTTCGGGGCGATCAGATTCGCGTGCTCGACTCCGACGAGCGCTAA
- a CDS encoding S1C family serine protease, translating into MSPPTYPLSRRRYLRLAAGSTAALGFGGSAAAATQDDLESDRRYVTVYEETIDDVVLVNVFGTDGETAGGLGSGFVIDDEHVVTNQHVVQEASEVELQFRDEQWRTASVVGTDVHSDLAVLAVDELPDGPDGLAFADGKPEIGAEVLALGNPLGLDASISQGIVSGIDRSLPSPTGFSIPAAIQTDAPVNPGNSGGPLVDLEGDVVGVVFAGAGQAIGFAISGLLADRVVPALIEDGAYDHPYMGVSVFPVGPLIADANDLEEPRGVLVTDVAPDAPADGVLEPADETETVDGDAVPVGGDVIVAIGDQEIPNQDGLASTLALETAPGETVAIEVVRDGERETVDLTLEPRPDANAP; encoded by the coding sequence GTGTCACCACCCACTTACCCCCTCTCTCGTCGGCGATACCTGCGACTGGCCGCCGGATCGACCGCGGCACTCGGTTTCGGTGGCTCCGCAGCGGCAGCGACCCAAGACGACCTCGAGTCGGATCGTCGGTACGTAACCGTCTACGAGGAGACCATCGACGACGTCGTGCTCGTCAACGTGTTCGGAACCGACGGCGAGACGGCCGGCGGACTCGGTTCCGGGTTCGTCATCGACGACGAGCACGTCGTGACCAACCAACACGTCGTCCAAGAAGCGAGCGAGGTCGAACTCCAGTTTCGCGACGAACAGTGGCGAACGGCATCAGTCGTCGGGACGGACGTCCACAGCGACCTCGCCGTGCTCGCCGTCGACGAGTTGCCCGACGGGCCCGACGGCCTTGCGTTTGCCGACGGGAAACCCGAAATCGGCGCGGAGGTGCTCGCGCTGGGCAACCCCCTGGGCCTCGACGCGTCGATTTCCCAGGGGATCGTCAGTGGAATCGACCGGTCGCTTCCGAGTCCGACCGGGTTCTCGATCCCGGCGGCGATTCAGACCGACGCGCCGGTCAATCCCGGCAACAGCGGCGGTCCGCTCGTCGACCTCGAGGGTGACGTCGTCGGCGTCGTCTTCGCCGGGGCGGGGCAGGCGATCGGCTTTGCGATCTCCGGGCTGCTCGCCGATCGCGTCGTCCCTGCACTCATCGAAGACGGCGCGTACGACCACCCGTACATGGGCGTGAGCGTCTTCCCCGTCGGGCCGCTGATCGCCGACGCGAACGACCTCGAGGAGCCACGGGGCGTGCTGGTCACCGACGTCGCCCCCGACGCGCCGGCGGACGGCGTCCTCGAGCCGGCAGACGAGACGGAGACCGTCGACGGCGACGCCGTCCCGGTCGGCGGCGACGTGATCGTCGCCATCGGCGATCAGGAGATTCCCAACCAGGACGGACTCGCCTCGACGCTCGCACTCGAGACGGCCCCCGGGGAGACGGTCGCGATCGAGGTCGTCCGCGACGGCGAGCGTGAGACGGTCGATCTCACCCTCGAGCCCCGACCGGACGCCAACGCGCCCTGA
- the polX gene encoding DNA polymerase/3'-5' exonuclease PolX: MATNAEIAGRFEEFADLLEADDVEYKPRAYRRAAENIRAHPVPIADPVASGNEAVLEEIDGVGDAIAAKIVEYVETGEIEELEELRAELPIDIADITRIEGVGPKTAGKLYRELGIETLDDLEAAAEAGEIQEVKGFGPKTEQNIRDNLEFARQIGQRYLLGEGRPLADDVLAFLEGLEAVERCEVAGSIRRWRETIGDVDVLAATDAGEDVVEAFVDWESVDGEIESGPEKASVRVGEIRVDLRVVVPEEFGSALQYFTGSKDHNVRLRNYAIDRGMKLNEYGAFDVSEIDDPDAGLRVGDRVAGDTEAGMYESLGLPWIPPELREDRGEIAAAENDALPDLLTRADIRGDLHTHTEWSDGNTSIEAMIEGAADMGYEYYGIADHAEGPGIVGGMGLSDTEIIEQIEAIREVAAAHEITVFAGIEANVDADGEIGLSEDVIDALDVVVASPHSGLDQDAQTATERLVHAIENPAVDVLGHPSGRLLNERSGLEFDATALGKAAAANDTALEINANPRRLDLWGSAVQAALEEGAPIAVNTDAHQPSTLEYMRWGVHTARRGWAEPDDVINTWGLEDLRAFLH; encoded by the coding sequence ATGGCGACCAACGCCGAGATCGCCGGCCGGTTCGAGGAGTTCGCCGACCTACTCGAGGCCGACGACGTCGAGTACAAACCCCGCGCATATCGCCGGGCGGCCGAGAACATCCGCGCACACCCCGTCCCGATCGCCGATCCCGTCGCGAGCGGGAACGAAGCCGTCCTCGAGGAAATCGACGGCGTCGGTGACGCTATCGCCGCCAAAATCGTCGAGTACGTCGAAACCGGCGAGATCGAGGAACTCGAGGAACTGCGCGCCGAGTTGCCGATCGACATCGCCGACATCACCCGCATCGAGGGCGTCGGTCCCAAAACCGCGGGCAAACTGTATCGCGAACTGGGGATCGAGACACTCGACGACCTCGAGGCAGCCGCCGAAGCCGGCGAGATTCAGGAAGTTAAGGGATTCGGCCCGAAGACCGAACAGAACATTCGGGACAACCTCGAGTTCGCCCGCCAGATCGGCCAGCGCTACCTGCTGGGGGAAGGGCGGCCCCTCGCAGACGACGTGCTGGCGTTTCTGGAGGGGCTCGAGGCCGTCGAACGCTGTGAGGTCGCGGGCTCGATCCGCCGGTGGCGCGAGACGATCGGCGACGTGGACGTGCTCGCGGCGACGGATGCGGGCGAGGACGTCGTCGAGGCGTTCGTCGACTGGGAGTCGGTCGACGGCGAGATCGAGTCCGGCCCGGAGAAGGCGAGCGTCCGCGTCGGCGAGATTCGCGTCGACCTGCGGGTCGTCGTCCCCGAGGAGTTCGGCTCGGCGCTGCAGTACTTTACGGGGAGCAAGGACCACAACGTCCGGCTTCGCAACTACGCGATCGATCGTGGGATGAAGCTCAACGAGTACGGCGCGTTCGACGTTAGTGAGATCGACGACCCCGACGCCGGACTGCGCGTCGGCGACCGCGTCGCGGGCGACACGGAAGCGGGAATGTACGAGTCGCTCGGCCTGCCGTGGATCCCGCCGGAGTTGCGCGAGGATCGCGGGGAGATCGCCGCCGCCGAGAACGACGCGTTGCCCGATCTGCTCACGCGAGCGGACATCCGTGGTGACCTCCACACGCACACCGAGTGGTCCGACGGCAACACCTCGATCGAGGCGATGATCGAGGGTGCCGCGGACATGGGCTACGAGTACTACGGCATCGCCGACCACGCCGAGGGGCCCGGTATCGTCGGCGGAATGGGTCTTTCGGATACCGAGATTATCGAACAGATCGAAGCGATCCGCGAGGTCGCCGCCGCACACGAGATCACCGTCTTCGCGGGTATCGAGGCTAACGTCGACGCCGACGGCGAAATCGGGCTCTCCGAGGACGTGATCGACGCGCTGGACGTCGTCGTCGCCTCGCCACACAGCGGCCTCGATCAGGACGCCCAGACGGCGACCGAGCGACTCGTCCACGCCATCGAAAACCCGGCAGTGGACGTGCTAGGCCACCCAAGCGGCCGACTGCTCAACGAACGCTCGGGCCTCGAGTTCGACGCGACTGCCCTCGGAAAAGCTGCCGCTGCCAACGACACTGCCCTCGAAATCAACGCCAATCCCCGACGGCTCGACCTCTGGGGCAGCGCCGTTCAGGCCGCCCTCGAGGAGGGAGCCCCTATCGCGGTCAACACGGACGCCCACCAGCCGTCGACCCTCGAGTACATGCGCTGGGGCGTCCACACCGCGCGTCGCGGCTGGGCCGAACCCGACGACGTGATCAACACGTGGGGGCTCGAGGACCTGCGCGCGTTCTTGCACTGA
- a CDS encoding endonuclease V produces MAPPRPDLAPDPGLERAEMEALQREIADAAVFEDDSAFDPSTLGDPLAAASSPDEAPIVAGVDQSFLTNADGEQDRALSAVVAMQGGEVLERVHAVTPLEIPYIPGLLAFREGGPILEALETLSVEPDLFLFDGSGRIHFRQAGIATHIGVVRDVPAIGVAKSLLCGSPRDDLENLAEGTRVPIDANTRVDAPAGTLLGYAVQTRQYDSPNRYINPLYVSPGHRVGPDTAADIVLALASSYKLPEPVRLADSYAGEAKRGLEE; encoded by the coding sequence ATGGCCCCACCCCGGCCCGACCTCGCACCCGATCCCGGACTCGAGCGCGCGGAGATGGAAGCCCTCCAGCGCGAGATCGCCGACGCCGCCGTCTTCGAAGACGACTCCGCGTTCGATCCGTCGACGCTCGGCGATCCGCTCGCGGCAGCCTCGAGTCCCGACGAGGCCCCGATCGTCGCCGGCGTCGATCAGTCGTTTCTCACCAATGCCGACGGCGAGCAGGACCGCGCGCTTTCCGCCGTCGTCGCCATGCAAGGCGGCGAGGTACTCGAGCGCGTCCACGCCGTGACGCCACTCGAGATCCCCTACATCCCGGGCCTGCTCGCGTTCCGCGAGGGTGGGCCGATCCTCGAGGCGCTCGAGACCCTCTCCGTCGAGCCCGACCTGTTCCTCTTCGATGGCAGCGGGCGCATCCACTTCCGACAGGCCGGCATTGCGACGCACATCGGCGTCGTCCGCGACGTGCCAGCCATTGGCGTCGCCAAGAGCTTGCTCTGTGGGTCGCCCCGGGACGACCTCGAGAACCTCGCGGAAGGCACTCGCGTCCCGATCGACGCGAACACGCGGGTCGACGCGCCCGCTGGCACGCTGCTCGGCTACGCCGTCCAGACGCGCCAGTACGACTCGCCGAATCGGTACATCAACCCGCTGTACGTCAGCCCCGGCCACCGCGTCGGCCCCGACACCGCGGCCGATATCGTCCTCGCGCTCGCCTCGTCGTACAAGCTCCCCGAACCCGTCCGACTGGCCGACAGCTACGCCGGCGAAGCCAAACGCGGCCTCGAGGAGTAA
- a CDS encoding DeoR family transcriptional regulator, giving the protein MPDSDTPAQHQTDAILEALADSRSATTAELATTLETHPMTVERYCRMLQRDGRIRRCTGGMYTLAETSAERLPTRLAD; this is encoded by the coding sequence ATGCCAGACTCGGACACCCCAGCACAGCACCAGACCGACGCGATTCTCGAGGCGCTCGCCGACTCGAGGTCGGCGACGACTGCCGAACTGGCGACCACACTCGAGACACACCCGATGACCGTCGAGCGCTACTGTCGAATGCTCCAGCGGGACGGGCGGATTCGGCGGTGTACGGGCGGGATGTATACGCTCGCCGAGACCAGTGCAGAGCGGCTGCCGACGCGACTCGCGGACTGA
- a CDS encoding protein translocase SEC61 complex subunit gamma: MDVPYDLTSYVRVLKMATTPTTEEFLQVSKIAGAGILLIGLIGFLIGVVMLVLTGGL, encoded by the coding sequence ATGGACGTTCCGTACGACCTGACCTCGTACGTTCGGGTGTTGAAGATGGCGACGACACCCACGACTGAGGAGTTCCTTCAGGTGTCGAAGATCGCCGGCGCAGGAATCCTGCTCATCGGGCTGATCGGCTTCCTTATCGGAGTCGTAATGCTCGTCCTGACTGGTGGTCTCTAA
- a CDS encoding DUF5615 family PIN-like protein, whose protein sequence is MKFLLDVMCGGVVSHLRMCNHDTVYAGDRDLEADDDLLDVARDENRTLITRDVHLANRADESILLESRDVEDQLAELAAAGVDFTLATEPAFCGRCNGPLEDVEPSASTPEYAPDPATVDVRCCRRCGQYFWRGSHWERVAETLSSLDRTDGDDDDEQ, encoded by the coding sequence ATGAAGTTCCTGCTCGACGTCATGTGTGGCGGCGTGGTCTCGCACCTTCGGATGTGCAACCACGACACCGTCTACGCCGGCGACCGCGACCTCGAGGCCGACGACGACCTCCTCGACGTGGCTCGAGACGAGAATCGAACGCTGATCACTCGAGACGTCCACCTCGCGAACCGCGCCGACGAATCGATTTTGCTCGAGTCACGTGACGTCGAGGACCAGCTCGCCGAACTCGCGGCCGCGGGCGTCGATTTCACGCTCGCAACCGAGCCGGCGTTCTGTGGCCGGTGTAACGGCCCGCTCGAGGACGTCGAGCCGTCGGCGTCGACACCCGAGTACGCGCCCGATCCCGCCACGGTCGACGTTCGGTGCTGCCGACGCTGTGGACAGTACTTCTGGCGCGGCAGCCACTGGGAGCGGGTTGCAGAGACGCTCTCGAGTCTCGATCGGACCGACGGTGACGACGATGACGAGCAGTAG